From one Streptomyces chromofuscus genomic stretch:
- a CDS encoding glycoside hydrolase family 26 protein, translating to MAAQHRRVRPCRLACLAATVVASAALATGPVFALGLGVTATPDLPAPAPTTPATPAPPTTPASPAVPGTSASPAAPATPQSPKPPAKQFPAFGAYLHYGERGVARIAQLSRWLDGAELRVGHTYLPGDRWSNIEGAPDFLEAWADWRNAEDDRMFVLNVPMLERNEEGLSDATVRALLRRGAAGQFDHHFRALAERLVALKAPDTVIVLGWEMNGITYTHRCGPDPRAWKRYWNRIVTTMRSVPGQEFRFDFTPTRGRDAIPWTQCYPGDDTVDIIGMDAYDQPAGLSFDKQVKEPYGLQDHVEFAKAHGKQISYPEWGLFRNGDNPEYMRRMLAWMDEHKPLYNTLTDYCPHGVWQCDDNPKSAAVYRTLLSGRTDAPAPQPTQPTPPAPTTPPETPPAHCSPLDLGDWVEYWLGGKLCTRFDWWSRAR from the coding sequence ATGGCCGCACAGCACCGCCGGGTCAGGCCCTGTCGGCTGGCGTGCCTCGCGGCGACGGTCGTCGCGTCGGCAGCCCTGGCCACCGGCCCCGTATTCGCCTTGGGACTGGGGGTGACGGCGACCCCCGACCTGCCGGCCCCCGCGCCCACGACACCCGCGACACCCGCTCCCCCCACGACACCGGCGAGTCCCGCGGTCCCCGGCACTTCGGCGAGTCCCGCGGCGCCCGCGACACCCCAGAGCCCCAAGCCGCCCGCGAAGCAGTTCCCCGCCTTCGGGGCCTACCTCCACTACGGGGAACGCGGCGTTGCGCGGATCGCCCAGCTCAGCCGCTGGCTCGACGGTGCCGAACTGCGCGTCGGGCACACATATCTGCCGGGCGACCGGTGGAGCAACATCGAGGGCGCGCCCGATTTCCTCGAGGCGTGGGCGGACTGGCGCAACGCCGAGGACGACCGGATGTTCGTCCTGAACGTGCCCATGCTGGAGCGCAACGAGGAAGGGCTCTCCGACGCCACGGTCCGGGCGCTGCTGAGGCGTGGTGCGGCCGGGCAGTTCGATCACCACTTCCGGGCGCTTGCCGAGCGACTGGTCGCGTTGAAGGCACCGGACACGGTGATCGTGCTCGGCTGGGAGATGAACGGCATCACGTACACCCATCGCTGCGGGCCGGACCCGCGGGCCTGGAAGCGGTACTGGAACAGGATCGTCACCACCATGCGTTCGGTGCCGGGCCAGGAATTCCGGTTCGACTTCACCCCGACACGCGGCCGGGACGCCATTCCCTGGACGCAGTGCTATCCGGGGGACGACACGGTCGACATCATCGGAATGGACGCGTACGACCAGCCGGCCGGACTGTCCTTCGACAAACAGGTGAAAGAGCCGTACGGACTTCAGGACCACGTGGAATTCGCGAAAGCTCACGGCAAGCAGATTTCCTATCCCGAATGGGGACTGTTCCGCAACGGTGACAACCCGGAATATATGCGCCGAATGCTCGCCTGGATGGATGAGCACAAACCGCTCTACAACACCCTGACCGACTACTGCCCGCACGGCGTCTGGCAGTGCGACGACAATCCGAAGTCCGCCGCCGTGTACCGGACGCTACTCTCCGGCCGCACCGACGCCCCGGCCCCGCAGCCCACGCAGCCGACGCCGCCCGCTCCGACCACGCCGCCCGAGACACCCCCGGCCCACTGCTCGCCGCTGGACCTGGGCGACTGGGTCGAGTACTGGCTCGGCGGGAAGCTGTGCACGCGGTTCGACTGGTGGTCGCGCGCCCGGTGA
- a CDS encoding rodlin — protein MLKKAMVAAAAAASVIGMSVAAAPQALAVGDDSGPSVANGNGASSSFGNSATKGDMSPQLSLVDGSLNKPCLAVQDIPVAVDVAAVTVQDIPVLSDHTQQQCADNSTNTKRDGALTHILEDLSVLSANSD, from the coding sequence GTGCTCAAGAAGGCAATGGTCGCCGCGGCGGCCGCCGCTTCCGTCATCGGTATGTCGGTGGCGGCCGCTCCCCAGGCGCTTGCCGTCGGGGACGACTCAGGGCCGTCCGTGGCCAACGGCAACGGTGCGTCGTCGTCGTTCGGCAACTCGGCGACCAAGGGCGACATGAGCCCTCAGCTCTCGCTGGTCGACGGGTCGCTCAACAAGCCGTGCCTCGCGGTGCAGGACATCCCGGTCGCTGTCGACGTCGCGGCCGTTACGGTCCAGGACATCCCGGTCCTGTCCGACCACACGCAGCAGCAGTGCGCGGACAACTCCACGAACACCAAGCGGGACGGTGCGCTCACCCACATCCTGGAGGACCTGTCGGTCCTGTCGGCGAACAGCGACTGA
- a CDS encoding glycosyltransferase → MKALHIITGLGVGGAEQQLRLLLRHLPVDCDVVTLTDPGPVADGLIADGVRVTHVGMAGNRDLGVLPRLTRHIRAGDYDLVHTHLYRACVYGRLAARLAGIRAVVATEHSLGESQMEGRRLTAGVRALYLASERLGRRTVAVSPTVAARLERWGVPAARIAVVPNGIDLARFRFDPARRQRTRQRFGLPETAYVVGAVGRLTAGKRFDLAIRALAHLPGAYRLLLVGGGPEANVLRRTAHEAGVADRVLFTGERPYVADGSPGPDLPSLTAAMDLLVSPSPEEAFGLAVVEALAAGLPVVYASCPAIEDLPPHTAPTARRVTGGAPEFARAVAEARAAGPLLRTAPEAAQHYCITRNAARLMDVYATAFAAPREAAPSSPSPQGAST, encoded by the coding sequence ATGAAGGCCCTGCACATCATCACCGGCCTCGGTGTCGGCGGCGCCGAACAGCAACTGCGGCTGCTGCTGCGGCACCTGCCCGTCGACTGCGATGTCGTGACGCTCACCGACCCGGGCCCGGTCGCCGACGGCCTGATCGCCGACGGCGTCCGCGTCACCCACGTGGGTATGGCCGGCAACCGGGACCTCGGCGTCCTGCCCCGCCTCACCCGCCACATCCGCGCCGGCGACTACGACCTGGTGCACACCCACCTCTACCGCGCCTGCGTCTACGGCCGTCTCGCCGCCCGTCTCGCCGGGATAAGGGCCGTCGTCGCCACCGAGCACTCTCTGGGCGAGTCCCAGATGGAGGGCCGTCGGCTGACCGCCGGCGTCCGCGCGCTGTATCTCGCCAGTGAACGCCTCGGCCGCCGAACGGTCGCCGTCTCCCCCACGGTCGCCGCCCGGCTGGAGCGCTGGGGTGTCCCAGCCGCCCGGATCGCGGTCGTCCCCAACGGCATCGACCTGGCCCGGTTCCGCTTCGACCCGGCCCGGCGGCAGCGCACCCGGCAGCGATTCGGCCTGCCGGAGACCGCGTACGTCGTCGGGGCCGTCGGACGCCTCACCGCCGGCAAGCGCTTCGATCTCGCCATCCGGGCCCTTGCCCACCTCCCAGGCGCATACCGGCTGTTGCTGGTCGGCGGCGGCCCCGAGGCGAACGTGCTGCGCCGCACCGCGCACGAGGCAGGTGTCGCCGACCGCGTCCTGTTCACCGGCGAACGCCCCTACGTGGCGGACGGCTCCCCGGGCCCTGATCTGCCGTCCCTCACGGCCGCGATGGACCTGCTGGTCTCCCCGTCCCCGGAGGAGGCTTTCGGGCTCGCGGTGGTCGAGGCGCTCGCGGCCGGGCTGCCCGTCGTGTACGCCTCCTGCCCGGCGATCGAGGACCTGCCCCCGCACACCGCGCCCACCGCCCGCCGGGTGACCGGCGGCGCCCCGGAGTTCGCCCGCGCCGTCGCCGAGGCCCGCGCGGCCGGTCCCCTGCTCCGCACGGCCCCCGAGGCCGCCCAGCACTACTGCATCACCCGCAACGCCGCCCGACTCATGGACGTCTACGCGACCGCGTTCGCCGCCCCGCGTGAGGCGGCGCCCTCGTCACCGTCACCCCAGGGAGCCAGCACCTGA
- a CDS encoding chaplin, with product MKKTAAVVAGAIMALGMATPAFADSGAGAAAVGSPGVVSGNVVQVPVHVPINVCGNTVNFIAALNPAFGNVCIND from the coding sequence ATGAAGAAGACCGCTGCTGTCGTCGCGGGCGCGATCATGGCTCTCGGGATGGCCACCCCGGCCTTCGCCGACTCCGGCGCCGGAGCTGCCGCCGTCGGCTCCCCGGGTGTCGTGTCCGGCAACGTGGTTCAGGTCCCCGTGCACGTTCCGATCAACGTGTGCGGCAACACCGTGAACTTCATCGCGGCGCTGAACCCGGCGTTCGGCAACGTGTGCATCAACGACTGA
- a CDS encoding polysaccharide deacetylase family protein — translation MSVPVDSGTRAVRSPAPVPWVAMYHSVGDCSDDPYRITVTPDRLDRQLAWMRRRGLRGVSVAELLAARERGEDRGLVGLTFDDGYGDFVDAALPVLRRHDCGATLFVLPGRLGGHNAWDPLGPRKPLLTADGIRAAAGQGVEIGSHGLTHLDLTKADDITLKAEVVESRVALAELTGTPVAGFCYPYGTVDRRAVDAVRDAGYAYACAIDPGPLTGPHALPRLHIGQHDTAVRLLLKYKLHRLRRRPVEGV, via the coding sequence ATGTCCGTTCCCGTTGACAGCGGCACGCGTGCCGTACGCTCCCCGGCCCCGGTCCCGTGGGTGGCGATGTACCACTCCGTGGGCGACTGCTCGGACGACCCCTACCGCATCACCGTCACCCCGGACCGCCTGGACCGGCAGCTGGCCTGGATGCGTCGGCGGGGGCTGCGCGGCGTGTCCGTGGCCGAGTTGCTCGCCGCACGCGAACGGGGCGAGGACCGGGGTCTGGTGGGGCTGACGTTCGACGACGGGTACGGCGACTTCGTCGACGCCGCCCTTCCGGTGCTGCGCCGTCACGACTGCGGCGCCACCCTCTTCGTCCTGCCGGGCCGGCTCGGCGGACACAACGCGTGGGATCCGCTGGGTCCGCGCAAGCCGCTGCTGACCGCCGACGGCATCCGGGCCGCGGCCGGGCAGGGCGTCGAGATCGGCTCGCACGGTCTGACGCACCTGGATCTGACGAAGGCCGACGACATCACTCTCAAGGCCGAGGTCGTCGAAAGCAGAGTGGCCCTCGCCGAGCTGACCGGTACTCCGGTCGCCGGGTTCTGCTACCCGTACGGCACGGTGGACCGGCGGGCCGTCGACGCCGTTCGGGACGCCGGGTACGCGTACGCCTGCGCCATCGACCCCGGCCCGCTCACCGGCCCGCACGCGCTGCCCCGGCTGCACATCGGGCAGCACGACACCGCCGTACGCCTGCTGCTGAAGTACAAGCTGCACCGGCTGCGCCGCCGCCCGGTGGAGGGGGTGTGA
- a CDS encoding carboxylate--amine ligase, translating to MSLFDTRVPAVLLRIDRNPFHHGTLGAVRSLGRAGVDVHVVADCAASPVRTSRYVRQLHPPPGPNASRDDIAEVLLRVAAGIARPAVLIPMDDASAIAVGRLRDVLAAAYLLPAIPCDLPERVADKAELASVCAASDLPHPRTLVPDSTDEAAGAAWRLGLPVVAKWSRPWLLPTETGLRSTRLVRSTQEARELYARSEEAGSRLLLQEFLPPGPDRDWFFHGYADRSGTLRAGGPGRKLHAWPRAAGLTAVGEWSPNPEVRSLAERLVGELGYHGILDLDFRRCGTTGRYHLLDFNPRPGAQFRLFTDTAGLDVVRALHLDLTHRPLPDGAPRPGRAFVVENYAPLTALRPALGGRELAWHARDDLAPGLAMSALWTRHVLRRLRGRLRPGPTVEVRPRVPLVRQATGPVESGLTGAPGLSDLSGSPTASGSSDVERASSR from the coding sequence GTGTCGCTGTTCGACACCCGCGTCCCCGCCGTTCTGCTGCGGATCGACCGGAATCCCTTTCACCACGGAACCCTGGGAGCCGTGCGTTCGCTCGGCCGAGCGGGGGTGGACGTGCACGTGGTCGCCGACTGCGCGGCCAGCCCGGTCCGTACGTCCCGATACGTCCGGCAACTGCATCCGCCGCCCGGTCCGAACGCGTCCCGCGACGACATCGCCGAGGTCCTCCTCCGGGTCGCTGCCGGGATCGCCCGGCCCGCCGTGCTGATCCCGATGGACGACGCGAGCGCCATCGCGGTGGGCCGCCTGCGCGACGTCCTCGCGGCCGCGTACCTGCTCCCCGCGATCCCGTGCGACCTGCCCGAACGCGTCGCCGACAAGGCCGAACTGGCCTCCGTCTGCGCGGCCTCGGACCTGCCACACCCACGCACGCTGGTCCCCGACAGCACCGACGAGGCCGCCGGAGCCGCCTGGCGCCTCGGGCTGCCGGTAGTGGCGAAGTGGAGCCGCCCCTGGCTGCTGCCCACCGAAACCGGCCTGCGCAGCACCAGGCTCGTGCGCTCCACGCAGGAGGCGCGGGAGCTGTACGCGCGCTCCGAGGAGGCGGGCAGCCGGCTGCTGCTGCAGGAGTTCCTGCCGCCGGGTCCGGACCGCGACTGGTTCTTCCACGGGTACGCCGACCGCTCCGGGACCCTCCGCGCGGGCGGCCCCGGCCGCAAACTGCACGCCTGGCCGCGCGCCGCGGGCCTGACGGCGGTCGGCGAGTGGTCCCCCAACCCCGAGGTGCGGTCGCTCGCCGAACGGCTCGTGGGCGAGCTCGGCTACCACGGCATCCTGGACCTCGACTTCCGCCGCTGCGGCACGACGGGGCGGTACCACCTGCTCGACTTCAACCCGCGCCCGGGAGCGCAGTTCCGGCTGTTCACCGACACCGCCGGACTGGACGTCGTGCGCGCACTGCACCTGGACCTGACCCACCGTCCGCTGCCGGACGGCGCACCCCGGCCCGGCCGGGCGTTCGTGGTGGAGAACTACGCCCCGCTGACCGCGCTCCGCCCGGCCCTCGGTGGCCGTGAACTGGCGTGGCACGCGCGCGACGACCTCGCCCCCGGCCTCGCGATGAGCGCCCTGTGGACCCGGCACGTGCTGCGCCGGCTGCGCGGGCGGCTGCGGCCCGGGCCGACGGTGGAGGTCCGGCCGCGGGTGCCGCTGGTCCGGCAGGCGACGGGACCTGTGGAGTCCGGCCTCACGGGCGCGCCCGGCCTGTCCGACCTCTCGGGTTCTCCCACCGCTTCGGGCTCCTCCGACGTGGAGAGGGCGAGCAGTCGCTGA
- a CDS encoding rodlin, which yields MIKKVIATAAIAASVVGVSAAAAPQALAVGDDSGPTTANGNGALQSFGNSSTYGTMSPQMALIQGSFNKPCLAVNDLPVGVGAVVGVPVQDIPILSDHTQQQCAENSTNTKRDGALAHLLEDVSVLSANSE from the coding sequence GTGATCAAGAAGGTTATTGCCACCGCTGCGATCGCCGCTTCCGTCGTGGGTGTCTCCGCTGCCGCGGCCCCGCAGGCCCTGGCGGTCGGTGACGACAGCGGCCCCACCACCGCGAACGGCAACGGCGCGCTGCAGAGCTTCGGCAACTCGTCCACGTACGGGACCATGAGCCCGCAGATGGCGCTGATCCAGGGATCCTTCAACAAGCCGTGCCTCGCCGTGAACGACCTCCCGGTCGGTGTCGGCGCCGTGGTCGGCGTCCCGGTCCAGGACATCCCGATCCTGTCGGACCACACGCAGCAGCAGTGCGCCGAGAACTCCACCAACACCAAGCGCGACGGTGCGCTGGCTCACCTGCTGGAGGACGTGTCGGTCCTGTCGGCCAACAGCGAGTGA
- a CDS encoding YveK family protein produces the protein MTENPTGQHRRAGLPARVRTLPPWTLLAAGAVAGGLLGGAYGMLKTPTYTATSYVVAVPTEKSDPATALGFAQAYGRIATQVAVLGDAQVWSGVPVRTLRDSVRTATSPDAPMLAVTATSSRPDLAADMANAVARALTRHAGDIAGATNVELQQFARATKPAQPSSASSTVTGLVGASAGGLLGGLALLVRPRRSTDDSGRTAAVPGPAVAVDAHGTL, from the coding sequence ATGACCGAGAACCCCACCGGACAGCACCGCCGGGCCGGCCTGCCCGCCCGCGTCAGGACACTCCCGCCCTGGACCCTGCTCGCGGCCGGCGCGGTCGCCGGCGGACTGCTCGGCGGCGCCTACGGCATGCTGAAGACGCCGACGTACACGGCCACCAGTTACGTCGTCGCCGTACCGACCGAGAAGTCCGACCCGGCCACCGCGCTGGGCTTCGCACAGGCCTACGGCCGGATCGCCACGCAGGTCGCGGTCCTCGGGGACGCACAGGTCTGGTCGGGCGTGCCGGTGAGGACGCTGCGGGACAGCGTGCGAACGGCGACCTCGCCGGACGCGCCGATGCTCGCCGTCACCGCCACCTCCTCCCGGCCCGACCTCGCCGCCGACATGGCCAACGCCGTGGCCCGCGCGCTGACCCGGCACGCCGGTGACATCGCGGGCGCCACCAACGTCGAGCTCCAGCAGTTCGCCCGCGCCACGAAACCCGCCCAGCCGTCCTCCGCCTCCAGCACGGTCACCGGCCTGGTCGGGGCGAGCGCGGGCGGGCTGCTCGGCGGACTCGCCCTGCTCGTACGGCCCCGGCGAAGCACGGACGACTCCGGGCGGACCGCCGCCGTGCCGGGACCGGCCGTCGCCGTCGACGCGCACGGAACGCTGTGA
- a CDS encoding chaplin, translating to MRQTLRKGVVAAAAATSMLSLCGGAALADSTAGGAAKGSPGVASGSTVEAPLGVPVNACGDTADALAGLNSAFGASCDEGRYSSGGLDEVDAIDDAGSSEDLHDDGSGDVPADASADASAEVPAEVPVDVPADVDDGVPADEAEAGDTSRTGAADDTSGAYGDTAEGLPGGYGDDSGTGYGGYGEDSGYGEDSGYGEDSGYGDAPTPTPTPTPSNPPTPTSPPSTPPPPPPSTPSAPPTSPPGDDNPPSPPVEQPPTDTPPTGGDGKNPPSLPDTGTEAVLAASGASAALILSGSLLYWRGRTTLRR from the coding sequence TTGCGACAGACCCTGAGGAAGGGAGTCGTCGCGGCGGCCGCCGCGACGAGCATGCTGTCCCTGTGCGGCGGCGCCGCCCTCGCCGACTCGACGGCGGGCGGGGCGGCCAAGGGATCGCCCGGCGTGGCGTCGGGCAGCACCGTGGAGGCTCCGCTCGGCGTTCCGGTGAACGCCTGCGGCGACACGGCCGACGCCCTCGCCGGCCTGAACTCGGCCTTCGGCGCCTCCTGCGACGAGGGAAGATACTCGTCCGGGGGCCTCGACGAGGTCGACGCCATCGATGATGCAGGGTCCTCCGAGGACCTTCATGACGACGGCTCCGGCGATGTCCCCGCCGATGCCTCTGCCGATGCCTCTGCCGAAGTCCCTGCCGAAGTCCCTGTCGATGTCCCTGCCGACGTCGACGACGGTGTCCCGGCGGACGAGGCCGAAGCCGGGGACACCTCGCGGACGGGCGCCGCCGACGACACGTCGGGCGCCTACGGGGACACCGCCGAGGGCCTCCCGGGCGGCTATGGCGACGACTCCGGAACCGGCTACGGCGGTTACGGCGAGGACAGCGGTTACGGCGAGGACAGCGGTTACGGCGAGGACAGCGGTTACGGCGACGCCCCCACGCCCACGCCCACGCCGACCCCGTCGAACCCGCCCACGCCCACTTCGCCCCCCAGCACGCCGCCGCCCCCGCCGCCTTCGACCCCCTCGGCACCGCCGACATCGCCTCCCGGCGACGACAACCCGCCCTCGCCTCCGGTGGAGCAGCCGCCCACCGACACACCTCCCACCGGCGGTGACGGCAAGAACCCGCCCTCCCTTCCCGACACCGGCACCGAGGCCGTACTCGCCGCCTCGGGCGCGAGCGCCGCTCTGATCCTGAGCGGTTCCCTGTTGTACTGGCGGGGACGAACCACGCTCCGCAGATGA
- a CDS encoding GNAT family N-acetyltransferase, with translation MKPSYRTEVVTDEPAFAELGPVWGRLYGRSATATPFQSHAWLHSWWLSYGRPGRLRLVLVRAGDELVAAAPLMRVTRPLPSLVPLGGAISDYGDVLVDAEHGESALSALTEGLAAAARTALIDLREVRPGGAAEQVYERWRGPRHRVSDSLCLELPAVPMPDLIARLPSKSQQRARAKLRRLHTLGIEPSVVKPDDVEGALARLLELHRLQWQGRKVTSEHLRPRFRDHLVRAAAEMVRTGDALVTEFRLDREVVVVDLTLMSRRLIGGYLYGAHPRLREHRADVAAMLLQACTEQVSTAGIGTLSLLRGDEPYKHHWRPTTVVNQRLLLARRRTAPLLAAAVCAAGARRRGRELARLRKGRDGGGRS, from the coding sequence GTGAAGCCGTCGTACCGCACCGAGGTCGTCACCGACGAGCCCGCCTTCGCCGAACTCGGCCCCGTCTGGGGTCGCCTGTACGGGCGGTCCGCGACCGCGACGCCGTTCCAGAGCCACGCCTGGCTGCACTCGTGGTGGCTGTCGTACGGCAGGCCCGGGCGGCTGCGGCTGGTGCTGGTGCGCGCGGGCGACGAACTCGTCGCGGCGGCTCCGCTGATGCGGGTGACCCGTCCCCTGCCGTCGCTGGTACCGCTCGGTGGGGCGATCTCCGACTACGGGGACGTCCTGGTGGACGCCGAGCACGGGGAGTCGGCGCTGTCCGCGCTCACCGAGGGGCTCGCGGCGGCGGCGCGCACCGCGCTGATCGACCTGCGGGAGGTCCGTCCTGGCGGCGCGGCCGAGCAGGTGTACGAGCGGTGGCGCGGGCCGCGCCACCGGGTGAGCGACTCGCTGTGCCTGGAGCTGCCGGCCGTACCGATGCCGGATCTGATCGCCCGGCTGCCGTCGAAGTCCCAGCAGCGGGCGCGCGCCAAACTGCGCCGGCTGCACACGCTGGGCATCGAGCCGAGCGTCGTCAAACCCGACGACGTGGAGGGGGCGCTGGCGCGGCTGCTGGAACTGCACCGGTTGCAGTGGCAGGGGCGGAAGGTGACGTCGGAGCACCTGCGGCCGAGGTTCCGTGACCATCTGGTGCGAGCGGCGGCGGAGATGGTGCGCACCGGGGACGCGCTGGTCACCGAGTTCCGGCTGGACCGCGAGGTGGTGGTCGTCGATCTGACGCTGATGTCGCGGCGGCTGATCGGCGGCTATCTGTACGGCGCCCACCCGCGGCTGCGGGAGCACAGGGCGGACGTGGCGGCGATGCTCCTTCAGGCCTGCACCGAGCAGGTCAGCACCGCAGGGATCGGCACGCTGAGCCTGCTGCGCGGCGACGAGCCGTACAAGCACCACTGGCGGCCCACGACCGTCGTCAACCAACGGCTGCTCCTGGCACGGCGGCGCACCGCACCGCTGCTGGCTGCGGCGGTGTGCGCTGCCGGAGCGCGACGCCGGGGCAGGGAGCTGGCGCGCCTGCGGAAAGGGCGTGACGGCGGCGGCAGGTCCTGA
- a CDS encoding AMP-dependent synthetase/ligase has translation MGVRRDLKRAEQRTDLSARGRIELIRDETGTVREAHAQPMVERPATGSIADIPYINADEAPGAVVLRRRTAEGAWEPVTAAAFAQEVTAVAKGLIAAGLEPGGRVAVMSRTRYEWTVLDFAVWAAGGRTVPVYPTSSAPQVEWIVRDSGARHVIAETAGNAATVTTGTAGHTRPPRVWQLDADALTDLITLGERLPDEEVTKRRTALTPDTVATICYTSGTTGQPKGCVLTHANLHAEAANTVELLHPVFQAVTRQAASTLLFLPLAHILGRTLQIACLLARIETGHCPSVKPDELRPMLKEFRPTFLVGVPYLFEKIHDTGRATAEKIGRGASFDRADRIAVRFGEAHLRRSLGTGKGPGPVLHAARALYDLLVYRRIRKELGGRLRYAISGGSPLDRDLSLFFRTAGIVVYEGYGLTETTAAATIVPPLRPRPGTVGLPVPGTGVRIADDGEVLIRGGIVFDGYWNNPEATDAVLTDGWFATGDLGALDQDGCLTITGRKKDILVTSGGKNVSPAILEDRLRSRSPIGQCLVVGDNRPFVGALVTLDPDAVAHWLAVHKLPPGTPVSTVGRDPRLRAAVQRAVDYANEAVSRAESIRAFTLVEGEFTEENGMLTPSLKVKRHAVTTAYAKEIEALYASGR, from the coding sequence ATGGGCGTACGCAGGGATCTGAAACGGGCCGAGCAGCGCACCGACCTGTCGGCCCGCGGCCGGATCGAGCTGATCAGGGACGAGACGGGCACCGTGCGCGAGGCGCACGCCCAGCCGATGGTCGAGCGCCCCGCCACCGGCAGCATCGCCGACATCCCGTACATCAACGCGGACGAGGCGCCCGGCGCCGTCGTGCTGCGGCGCAGGACGGCGGAGGGCGCCTGGGAACCGGTGACCGCCGCCGCCTTCGCCCAGGAGGTCACCGCCGTCGCCAAGGGCCTGATCGCCGCCGGCCTCGAACCCGGCGGCCGGGTCGCCGTCATGTCCCGCACCCGCTACGAGTGGACGGTCCTGGACTTCGCCGTCTGGGCCGCCGGCGGCCGGACCGTCCCCGTCTACCCCACCTCCTCCGCCCCCCAGGTGGAATGGATCGTCCGCGACTCGGGCGCCCGGCACGTCATCGCCGAGACCGCCGGGAACGCCGCCACCGTCACCACCGGCACGGCCGGCCACACCCGCCCGCCCCGCGTCTGGCAACTCGACGCGGACGCCCTCACCGACCTCATCACCCTCGGCGAGAGGCTTCCCGACGAGGAGGTCACCAAGCGCCGCACCGCCCTCACCCCCGACACCGTCGCCACCATCTGCTACACCTCCGGCACCACCGGACAGCCCAAGGGCTGCGTCCTCACCCACGCCAACCTGCACGCGGAGGCCGCGAACACCGTCGAACTGCTCCACCCCGTCTTCCAGGCGGTCACCCGGCAAGCCGCCTCCACCCTGCTGTTCCTGCCGCTCGCCCACATCCTCGGCCGCACCCTGCAGATCGCGTGCCTGCTGGCCCGCATCGAGACCGGCCACTGCCCGAGCGTGAAACCCGACGAACTGCGCCCCATGCTCAAGGAGTTCCGGCCCACCTTCCTGGTCGGCGTTCCCTACCTGTTCGAGAAGATCCACGACACCGGCCGCGCCACCGCCGAGAAGATCGGCCGGGGCGCCTCCTTCGACCGCGCGGACCGGATCGCCGTCCGCTTCGGCGAGGCACACCTGCGCCGGTCGCTCGGCACCGGCAAGGGCCCCGGCCCGGTCCTCCACGCCGCCCGCGCGCTGTACGACCTGCTGGTCTACCGCCGTATCCGCAAGGAACTCGGTGGCCGGCTGCGCTACGCCATCAGCGGCGGCTCCCCGCTCGACCGCGACCTCAGCCTCTTCTTCCGCACCGCCGGGATCGTCGTCTACGAGGGCTACGGCCTGACCGAGACCACGGCCGCGGCCACGATCGTCCCGCCCCTGAGGCCCCGCCCCGGCACGGTCGGCCTGCCCGTCCCCGGCACCGGCGTCCGCATCGCCGACGACGGCGAGGTGCTGATCAGGGGCGGCATCGTCTTCGACGGCTACTGGAACAACCCGGAAGCCACCGACGCCGTCCTCACCGACGGCTGGTTCGCCACCGGCGACCTGGGCGCCCTGGACCAGGACGGCTGTCTCACCATCACCGGCCGCAAGAAGGACATCCTCGTCACCTCCGGCGGCAAGAACGTCTCCCCGGCCATCCTGGAGGACCGACTGCGCAGCCGCTCACCGATCGGACAGTGCCTGGTCGTCGGCGACAACCGCCCCTTCGTCGGCGCCCTCGTCACCCTCGACCCCGACGCGGTCGCGCACTGGCTGGCCGTCCACAAGCTGCCCCCCGGCACCCCCGTGTCCACCGTGGGCCGGGACCCGCGCCTGCGCGCCGCCGTGCAAAGGGCCGTCGACTACGCCAACGAGGCCGTTTCCCGCGCCGAGTCGATCCGCGCCTTCACCCTCGTCGAGGGCGAGTTCACCGAGGAGAACGGCATGCTGACCCCGTCCCTGAAGGTCAAACGGCATGCGGTGACGACGGCGTACGCGAAGGAGATCGAGGCGCTGTACGCGTCCGGCCGCTGA